Within Kiritimatiellia bacterium, the genomic segment TGGAGGTCCTGTGCACGACGGACGATCCGGTCGACGACCTCGCCTTTCACAAGCGCGTGGCGGCGGAGGCGCCAGGCTTCCGAATGTTTCCGACCTTCCGTCCGGATGCGGCCTTCGGCATCGAGGACACCCCCGCGTGGAACGCATGGCTGGACAGACTGGGCAACGCGGCCGGTCTTCCCGTCAACGATTGGGGTTCTCTGCTGGGCGCCCTTCGCCGTCGGGCCGAATTTTTCCACGCGGCGGGTTGCCGCCTCTCCGACCATGGGCTCGAGCACATGTATGCCGACCCCTGCCCTCCGGAGCGCGCGGACCTGCTGTTCCGGCGGGCGCGCGCCGGCGAGCGGCTCGATCCGTCGGAAGTACTCGCCTTTCGCTCGGCGCTGCTGTATGAATTGGGCGCCATGTACGCCGAGCTGGGTTGGACGCAGCAGTTTCACCTGGGCGCGCTCAGAAACGTCAATTCCCGCTTGCTGCGTGAGATCGGCCGTGACGCGGGCTGCGATGTGATCGGGGATTTTGAACAGGCCCGCCCCCTCGCGCGCGCGCTGGACCGCTGGGCATCCGCCGGCAAACTGGCCCGCACGATCCTTTACAATCTAAATCCGCGCGACAACGAGGTGTTCGCCGCCATGTGCGGCGCATTTCAGGACGGCGAGACCGCAGGCAAAATCCAATACGGCGCAGCCTGGTGGTTTCTAGACCAGCTCGACGGAATGACGAAACAAATCGAGGCGCTCTCGAACCTCGGTCTGCTGAGCACCTTCGTCGGCATGCTGACCGATTCCCGATCCTTCCTCTCCTTCAGCCGACATGCCTATTTCCGGCGTCTGCTCTGCAACATTCTTGCCGAGGACGTCCGGCGGGGCCGCCTGCCGCGGGACCAAAGCCTGCTAGAACACCTTGTCCGATCGATTTGCTACGAAAACGCGATCCGCTTTTTCCGTTTCCCTGAAAAGCCCAAAAAGGAGGTCCCATGAACCAAGTATTGCAGATCCCGCCGTCCGGCGCTCTGGATTTCCTTGCGCTGGGGGCTCTTGTGCATCGGCTCGATCCCGGCATCGTTCCTTTCCGGAAAGCCACGCAGTGCGCGATTCACGTGAGCGGCGGCGAATACAACGTAGCTGCCAACCTCTCCGATTGCTTCCGGCTCAACACCGGGATCGTCACGGCGATGGTCGATTATCCCATCGGCGACCTGATCGCGGAGCGAGTTCGCGCGATGGGCGTCAAGCCGTTCTACAAACGCTTCAAGCACAACGGGGTCACCGGTCCCAACATGGCGACCGTCTACAGTGACCTGGGCCACGGCGTCCGGCCTCCTGTCGTGTTCTACAACCGCGCGAATGAGGCGGCCGCGATGCTGAAGCCGGGCGACTTCGATTGGCCCGCCATCTTCGGGACCGGCGTCCGTTGGTTCCACAGCGGCGGGATCTTTGCCTCGCTGTCCGAAACCACGGGCGAGCTCATCATCGAGGCTATGAAGGCCGCCAAAGCCGCCGGGGCGGTGACATCGTTCGACCTCAATTATCGCCAGAAGCTGTGGGACATTTGGGGCGGCCAGCAGAAGGCTGTCTCAGTTCTCGGGCGCATCGTCGAACATGTGGATGTCTTGGTCGGCAATGAAGAAGACCTCCAAAAAGGGCTCGGCATCGAAGGGCAGGACGTTGAAGTGAAGTCGAAGCTCGATCCCACCGCCTTCTTCGCGATCATCGAAAAGGCCGTCAAGCGGTTCCCCAACGTGAAGATCGTCGCCACGACCCTGCGCGAAGTCCATTCCACGAACCGCCACACGTGGAGCGCCGTTGCATGGATCGGCGGGAAAACCTACCAGGCGCCGACCTGTGAACTGGATGTCGTCGACCGCGTCGGCGGAGGCGACGGGTTCGCCGCGGGCTTTTTCTTCGGGTTGCTGACCGGTGCGGACCCTGCGGACGCCGTCAAACTGGGCTGGTCCCATGGCGCGTTGTTGACCACCTTCCCCGGCGACACCACGATGGCAACACTCGAGCAAGTTCGCGCGTTCGCAGCCGGCGGCTCCGCGCGCATCCAGCGATAACCCTCCAACGCGGAAAGGATCTCCCACCATGACTCAGCAGCTCGCAGATATCGGCGTCATTGGCCTCGCCGTCATGGGCGAAAACCTGATCCTCAACATGGCCAATCACGGCTTCACGGTCGCTGCGTACAACAGAACAACGTCTAAGGTGGACCAGTTCCTCGCCGGACGGGCACATGGCAAGCCGATCCTCGGCGCCCATTCCCTCGAGGAATTTGTCCGCCTGCTCAAGCGGCCGCGCCGGATTCTGATGATGGTTAAGGCCGGAAAGCCGGTGGACGAACTCATCCAGCAGCTCGTTCCTTTGCTGGAGCCCGGCGACATCCTAATCGACGGCGGCAATTCCCATTTTCCCGACACCGAGCGCCGCGTGAAGGAGGCGGAGGCCGCCGGCCTCCTCTATATCGGCACCGGAGTCAGCGGCGGTGAGGAGGGCGCGCTGCTCGGACCGAGCATCATGCCCGGCGGCTCGCGCGCGGCCTGGCCTCATGTGCAGCCAATTTTCCAGGCCATCGCGGCCAAAACGGACAAAGGCGAGCCGTGCTGCGACTGGGTCGGCGACGGAGGCGCGGGCCATTTCGTCAAGATGGTCCACAACGGCATCGAATACGGCGACATGCAGATGATCTGCGAGACCTACCACCTGATGAAGGTCGGCCTGGGCATGTCGAACCTCGAGATGCACGAAGTGTTTGCCGACTGGAACCGGGGCGAATTGAATTCTTATCTGATTGAAATCACGCGGGACATCCTCGCGCACCGGCAGGAAGATGGCACGTTCACAGTGGATCTCATTCTCGACGCCGCCGGTCAGAAGGGTACTGGAAAGTGGACCGTGGTGGCCGCGCTGGATGCTGGGCAGCCGTTGACCCTGATCGCCGAGGCGGTCTTCGCGCGTTGCCTCTCGGCGCTCAAGGAAGAGCGTACAGCCGCCGCGAACGTCCTGCCCGGCCCGGCGCCAGCGCGACTCCGGGGGCGACGTGAATCGTGGATCTCCGACCTCCGCAAGACACTCTATGCCGCGAAGATCGTTTCCTATGCGCAAGGGTTCCAGCTCATGCGAGCTGCATCCGCGGAATACGGCTGGAATTTGAATTATGGCGGCATCGCGCTGATGTGGCGCGGCGGCTGCATCATCCGCTCCGCCTTCCTCGGCGAGATCAAGAATGCCTTTGCGCGGAACCCCGATCTGGTGAATCTGCTGCTCGACCCGTTCTTCACTCGCGTCGTCAAGCGCGCGCAGAAGAGCTGGCGGAAAGTCATTGGCGCGGCCGCCAAACTCGGCGTGCCCATGCCCGCCATGTCGAGCGCACTGGCCTATTACGACGGCTATCGCAGCGCATGGTTGCCCGCCAACCTGCTGCAAGCGCAGCGCGACTACTTCGGCGCCCACACCTACGAACGGGTTGATAAGCCGCGGGGCGAATTCTTCCATACTAACTGGACGGGCCGCGGCGGCACCACGGCGTCCACGTCCTACACAGTCTGATCTGACCAGGCCGGCCGCGCCCGCTGTTGACGACCGCCCGCCGGACGTGGATCGAGGCGGGTTCGCGCAGCAGCGGCGCATACGCTCGCCTGCTTCTGCGAATTGGCCTCTGGCGCCCGGGCCTGCCCGCGCGTATTCTCGATGCGCGATGCTGCTGTCGTTGCGTGTCAGAAACCTCGCTCTCGTCGAAGAGGCCGCCGTGGAATGGGCGAGCGGCCTGAATGTGGTCACGGGCGAAACCGGGGCGGGCAAATCCATTCTGATCGGCGCTCTCCAATTGCTGCTTGGCGAACGCGCCGACAAAAAATGGATCCGCAGCGGATCCGACTATGCCCTCGCAGAGGCCGTATTCGACATTCGGCGCGCGCCCGAGGCCGCCGCCGTGCTCGAAGAACTCGGCCTACCCCCCGCGGATGACAGTCGGCTCGTCATCCGCCGCGTTGTGCGCGAAACGAGCGCGGGGCAGATTCTCATTAACGACTCGCCGGTTACCCTCCAGGCGCTACGGCGGTTGGGCGATCAATTGGTTGACATCCACGGGCCCTACGACCACCAGTCGCTGCTCGATCCGCGCTTTCAACTGGCTTTGCTGGATTCGTTCGGCGGCCTTCACGAGGCCCGCCGCGAATGTGCCGGAGCCTGGCAGCGCATTCTCGAGCTGGAAACCCAGCGGCGCGAGCTGGGGGGCAGCGACGAGGACGTGTCCGCGCGCATCGACCTGCTCCGGTTCCGCGTAAAGGAGCTGGAAGACGCCGCGCCCCAAGCCGGCGAAGACGAGGCCGTCGCCCGTGAACACGCCATCGCCAGCCAGGCGCAGCGGATCCTCGAACTTGGCCACGCGGCGCTGAACGCGTTGCAGGAGGGCGAGCAAAATGCCTTCGACGCGCTCGCGGCTGCTCAACGTGCGCTCGATGAGCTGTCCCGCCTAATGCCCGATGGCGCTGCGTGGCGCGAGGAGGCGCGCAACGCCGCGCGGCAGATTCAGGCCCTCGCTGAATCGATCCGCGCAAGCCTGGATCGCGTTGAAACGGACCCCGGCCGCCTCGCGTGGCTGGAACAGCGCCTCGCGACGTACCAGAAGCTCCGCAAAAAATACGGCGTCGATGCCGCGGGTCTTGTTCAAGTTCTGGAGGAGTCCCGTACCGCGTTGCGCGAGCTGCTGCGCCGCGATGAGCGCCTCGAGGAACTCGAGCAACGCATCCAGCAGGCGCGGGAAGCCCACCTTGCCGCCGCACTCGCCCTTCGCGCGCGCCGCAGGGACGCCGCGTCGGCCCTGGCTGCCGCCGTGACGCGACACCTTGGAGAGCTGGGCTTCGCTCGGGCCTCGTTCTCTGTGGAACTCGCCGACGCGCCGCCCGGGCCCACCGGCTGCGACGAAGTCTGTTTCGGCTTTGCCCCCAATCCGGGCGAGCCGAGAAAACCGCTCCGTGAGATCGCCTCCTCCGGCGAAATGGCCCGCGTAATGCTCGCCACGAAGGCCGCTCTCGCGCAGCACGATAAAATTCCCGTGCTGATTTTCGACGAGGTCGACGCAAATATCGGCGGCGAAATCGGGCTGGCGGTCGGTAAAAAACTCGCCGCGCTCGGGAAAAGCCATCAGGTCATCTGCATCACCCACCTTCCCCAAGTGGCGGCGCAGGGCAGCGCGCATTATGCCGTTTCCAAAACCATCCGCAACGGACGCACCGTTACCCGAGTCGAACGGCTCGACGAGGAGGGCCGGATTGCGGAATTGGCCCGTATGCTCGGCGGCCGGGATCACACCCGCGTCACGATCCAACACGCCCGGGAGATGTTGGCGGCCGCCCGCGGCGAAGGCCGACGGGCTTGATCCGGCGCGCCGCCTTGCGCCGGGCATTACGCGGTGGCGCGGACATTCCGCAGCCCGAAATTTCCATGGTCTGGAAATTCCATGGAATGGAAAACGCTCGCTGCCGTTTTTCCATACGATGGAAATGCGGATCCGTTGCTAAAGGTGGGTTGAATCCGGGCGCGGCCGAACCGACGGGTCAGGATTGCCACGCCGGCTTGCGAGGAATACACTGCCATCGTGGTTGAAATGCAGGCCATTGTACGAAACGCCGCCGGCATTCACTGCCGGCCGTCGGCGTGCATTGTGAAGGCCGTGATCGGGTATCCCGGTGAAATTCGCGTTTTGTCTCCGAACGGAGAATGCGACCCGAGGTCGATCATCGCGCTGATCAGCCTCGGGCTTGAGGAGGGGACGCCGGTGACGATCCGCGTCGAAGGGCCGGACGAGGAGGAGCAATGCCGGCGCCTCGTGGAATTGTTTGAGACGCATTTCGACTTTCCGGAGCGGAAACCGGGCGAAGATACGCAGGCGCTGCTGGGGGGCCTGCGCGCAGCCTCCGAGGGATAAGAGGTGCAGCCGCGCAAACGGAGCGCGGGCGCCGTTCTCTTCAGTTGTCTGCAGCGATTGTGAACGATAGATTTCTTAGGTTATGGCTCAACCGTTTATTAGCCTGACGCAGCAACAGCGGCTTCACATGACGCTGGCGCCCCAGTTGCGCCAGTCGTTGGAGCTTTTGCAGGCGCCGACGCTCGAACTCCGGGCGCTAGTCCGGCAGGAGGTTGAGCAGAATCCCACCCTGGAGGAACAGCCAATCGAGGATGCCGAGCCGCTGGAGGTCGAGCCGGCGGTGAACCAGCAAGTCGAAGCGGAGACCGGCATCGCGGATGAGTTTGAGAAATTGGCCCGACTGGACGAGGAGTGGCGCGACTACTTCCACCTCAACCAGTCGATGCCCCGCTATTCCTCGGAAGACGCCGAGCGCCGGCAGTTTTTTTTCGATTCGCTCTCGCAGCCGATCTCCCTGCAGCAGCATTTGATGAACCAGCTTGCGCTGACGGGCCTTTCCGAAGAGGAGCGACGGATTGGTGAGCTGCTGATCGGAAGCATCAATGACGACGGCTACCTCGCCGTGCCTCTCGACGAGCTCGCCCTGACGGCGGGGGCGTCGCCGGCCGAGCTCGAGCGGGTGCTGGGCATCATCCAGGAATTCGACCCCATCGGCGTGGGCGCGCGGGACCTAAAGGAGTGTCTGCTCATACAACTCCGGCGACTCGGCAAAGAGGATTCGCTCGCGTCTGAGCTCGTCCGCGGACACCTCGACAACCTTGGTGCGCGGCGCTATGCAGAGATCGCGCGGGCGCTTCAATGCTCGCCGGAGGAGGTGCAGAGCGCGGCCCGGCTCATCGCCACGCTGGAACCGAAACCGGGCCGCGCCTTCGCGCCTGAATCGCCGGCGTATGTCACCCCCGATGTGATCGTCGCCAAGGTTAACGGCGAATACATCGTGATCCTGAACAACGATCAGATCCCGCGCCTGCACATTAGCGAGCACTACCGGCAACTGATGAACGATGAGCAGACCCCGCCGGATGTGAAGTCCTACATCCGGGAAAAAATTCGGGCCGGCTTGTTTCTGATCAAGAGCATCAGCCAGCGCCAGCAGACGATTTACAACATCGCGAAAGAGATCGTCGCCGTGCAGCGCGACTTTTTTGAACACGGCGTGACGCATCTGCGGCCGCTGACCATGGCGCAAGTGGCGTCGGCTCTCGGGATCCATGAAACGACAGTCAGCCGCGCAATTTCCAACAAATACATGCAGACGCCGCGCGGCACGTTCGAAATGAAATATTTCTTCACGCCCGGTTACGTCACGGCGGACGGGCAGGCGGTTTCAAACAAAGCCATCAAAGACGCGATTGCCAAGATGATCGCCGAGGAGGATCCCGCCCACCCGCTTTCGGACCAGGACATTGCCAAACGGCTCGCCGAACAAGGGTTCAGCGTCGCGCGCCGGACCGTGGCGAAATACCGCGATGAGTTGAAAATTCTCCCGTCGCACCTGCGGAAAGGCGTTTCGCCATGACGGCGACGCAGGGCTCGCGCCGCCGGGTTTTGTCCTGACGGCCGCCGCTCATGAACCGGCTCATTCTGTTCGACATCGACGGGACCCTCCTGGATACGCGGGGCGCCGGCAAACGCGCCTTTGTGCGCGCGCTGCGCGAGGTGTTCTCGTTCAGGGAGGGACTCGATGAGATCCGATTTGCCGGCGCGACCGACCTCGACATTTTGGAAAAGATCGCGCGGCGCAACCATCACGCGCTGAGCCCGCGGGATCGGGAGACCTTTATGGCCGTGCTCCCCGATTTTCTTCGCGAAGAACTGAGCCGGGAACCCCCTCGTCTTTATCCCGGCGTTCGCGAGTTGCTCGAGGCTTTGGAAGCCCGTCCGCAAACCACCGTTGGTTTGGTGACAGGCAACATCGAGCCTTGCGCGTGGATCAAACTGGAGGCCTGTAGCATTCACGACCATTTCGAACTCGGCGCATTTGGCCACGAGCATGCCGATCGGCGGGACATTGCACGACTGGCCCTTGCCCGCGCCGTCGAGCACGCTGGGCCCTTTGAGGCTGTTTCGCTCATCGGTGACACGCCGTCTGACGTCGATGCGGCGCATCATATTGGCGCTCGCGCGATCGCGGTCGCTACCGGCGGCTATTCAATGGAGTCGCTTGTCGCGGCCGGCGCGGACGTGGTGTGGACGAACCTCTCGGAGATCGACCTGATTTTATCGAGCCTCTGGGGTACGGTCCGGGAGTCAGCGAACCCGCCGGGGTGATCTTCCGAGATTCGACGTATAGCGACCATCGGTAGGCAGGCCATCCATGGCGTGAATGCCAGAGCTATCCTCCGTGCTGGGATAGCGTTGAGGTTTGCAGTGGAGACGCGCGATGTCGCGCCGTTATGGTGGGCGATACTGGGCTCGAACCAGTGACCTCGTGCATGTGAGGCACGCGCTCTGACCAACTGAGCTAATCGCCCTATGGATTTCAATCTGCACATCGTCGAAGGAGTTTGTCAAGCGGTGCAACGCGCCGACTCGGACCGATCCAGGTGCGGTAGGTCCGGTCTCATTCGAAAACGGCGGCTTCAGTGGCTGGATGTTGCGGCGCCTTTAGCCGGTGTGGATTTCACTTCCGATTCCAAGCGGCGGATAAACTCTCGGATCTCCAGTGGCGCGGGCGCCTCTCCGAGCCGCTGGCAGAGATCGTGCTCGAGGTCCAATGTGGCGAATACAGATCGGCAGCGTTCGCACATAAGCGAGTTCTGCACCGGGAACGGTTCTCCCCGATCGAGCGCGGCCTGCTTGGCTTTGAGCAGATCCAGGCAAACCTGGCGGCTGTACAGCGGGGCCACTCCCGGCTTGGTGGGGAGTTTTTTGGCAAGCCGCGCGCGGAGCCGCATGCGCGCCCGGTGGAGGCGGGTCTTCACGGTTTGCGGTTTGATCCCGAGCACGCGCGCCGTTTCGTCGATCGACAAGCCAGCGATTTCCTTGAGGACCAGGACGAGACGAAACGGCTCCGGAAGTTTGAGGATCGATTCTTTGAGCTGCTCGAGGAGCTCCGGATCGGCATGTCCCTCGCTAGATCGGCGTGCCAGCTCATCGAGGTCAACGATCATCCGCTCGGCGAAAGCGGGATCCTCATCAATCGATTCGAAGCGTGCCGGTTGGCCGGCCCTGCGGCGACGCATCCGCATGCAGACGCGGGAGGCAATGCGGTATAGCCAGGTGTGGATGTCCGATCGGCCCTCGAACTGGGCGCGGTGGCGGTAGGCGCTGAGGATCGTCTCCTGGACCATATCCTGAGCGTCAGCATGACTCCCGCAAAATCCGAGGCCGATTCGGTACAGCCGCTCGGCGATCCGCTCCAAATTGTCTATGAAAGGGTCGCTGGATGAAGTCATGTCGGGGGATTACCGGGCGTCCAGTCGCAGGTCGTCCTCGTCAGGCGACGTGCACGGGGAACACTTTAGATCTATCTTGGATGTCTTCATGGAGATAATTGACTGCTTTTGGTCAGACCCAATCCTGTGACCCATCATCCGCAAATCCTCGCAGGAGTCGATACATTCAACACGGCCGGTTTGTCCTCCACATGGTTCCCAAAATTCATCATGCGAATAATACGGAGGCGTGCTCTCGGCGGGAAGATTATGAAGTAAAGTCTCAGGCAATTGGGCTGGGCGTTCGTCTTCCCAGTGAGAGGAAGCGGATCAATCCGATATGGTTTTCTCGGGTGGGGATTGTACTATCCATCAAATGATGTTTCAGGAGGGTGATACGATTGCGGCGATCGCCACTGCGCCGGGCGAGGGCGCGGTTTCGATCGTCCGGATCTCCGGGCCTCGGGCGCTCTTGATCGCGGATGAGGTATTCCGCTGCAAATCGCCAAGACCCTCCGAGCGGTCTGGCGGCACGTTCGTGTTTGGACGGGTGGTCGACGAAAGCGGCTCCATGTTGGACGAGGCCCTGCTTCTGATCATGAGGGCCCCTCACAGCTACACGCGGGAGGATACGGTCGAAATTCAGGGCCATGGCGGGACGGTGAACGCGCGTCGGATACTCGAGCGAGTGATTGACGCGGGAGCTCGCGTGGCTGGTCCCGGTGAATTCACTCGGCGAGCTTTTCTGAATGGGAGATTGGATCTCGTTCAGGCGGAGGCAGTTGCGGATATCATTCGCGCAAAAACCGAACGGGCGGCCCTAGCGGCAGTTCAGCAGCTCGAAGGGCGGCTTTCGATGACCCTTCATGAAGTGTATGAGCAGTTGTTATATTGTTCCGCTCAAGTTGAAGCCGCCCTCGATTTTGCGGATCAAGAACTCCCGAAAGATATATTGTATCCAATTCACAATCAACTATTTATATCAATTTCGAAGATGCGTTCGTTGTTGGAGACCTGGCGGGAGGGCCGGATTCTGCGGGATGGCGCGACGGTCGTAATAGCGGGCAAGCCTAATGTTGGAAAATCGACTTTGCTAAATGCATTGGTGGGAGCGGAACGGGCGATTGTCTCCCCTCACCCAGGCACAACCAGGGACACGATTCGGGAGACAGTGATATTAGAAGGATATCCGGTAACCTTTGTAGACACCGCAGGGATACGGCCCACATCGTGCGAAATTGAGCTGGAGGGAATCCGGCGGGCCGAAGATGAGCGGGCCGCTGCTGATCTTTGCTTGTATGTCATAGATGCCTCCCTCGGAATGGACGACGACGATCGGGCTGCGATCGAATCGATCCCGGAATCGAAGAGAATTGTGGTTTGGAACAAAATTGATCGGGTGCCGATTCCCCCGGTGGATCGTTATTCAGGTAGTTCAGTTCACGTATCGGCTCGGACAGGTGCCGGGCTGGATCGCCTGAAGACGGTACTGGTGGAGCGCTTAGTTGGAGGCATGGTCGAGCTGGCGCCACACTCAGTGATTTCCACCCGGCATCGTCAATTGCTGCAGGTTGCCGTCGAGCGATCAGAGACTGCCCTCCAAGAAATGAATCGCTCTGAACCGGCTCTTGACCTCGCGGCGACGAATTTGCGAGAGGCTACGGAATCGCTCGGGGCGATTACCGGGCGGGTTTATTACGACGACTTGCTGGATTCAATTTTTTCGAGGTTTTGCATTGGCAAGTGACATGGCAGAAGGGCGTAGCGAGTTTGATGTCGTCGTTATCGGCGGCGGACATGCGGGATATGAAGCCGCGCTTGCGTCGGCCCGGATGGGCTGCCGGACCGCGATGATTTGTTTGGATCGGCAGGCCATTGGGCGGATGTCTTGCAATCCTTCTGTCGGCGGAATCGGAAAATCCCATATCGTGGCGGAAGTGGACGCGCTGGGTGGCGAAATGGCGCGAAATGCGGATTACACAGGCATCCAGTTTCGCACGCTCAACAGCAAGAAAGGGCCGGCCGTCCAAGCGACGCGTCTTCAGTGCGACAAGGCGCATTTCCCGACGAGGATTCAACGTGTGATTGCCCAAACGCCGAACCTGTGGGTGATTGAATCCACGGTATCCTCCATTCGGGTGGCGAGCGGGCGCGTGACCGGAGTAGATCTGGAAGACGGAACGATAATCCATGCGAAGTCCGTGGTTTTGGCTACGGGGACATTTCTGTCAGGCAAGATTCACGTGGGTAAGACGAATTGGGCTGGCGGGAGAATTGGAGAAAAAGCGGCATATGACTTGAGTGCCTGTCTGAAGCGGCTCGGATTTCGTATGGGTCGCCTCAAGACGGGAACGCCACCCCGACTTCACAAGGATAGCCTGGATTACTCCAAAATGGAGGTTCAGCCCGGGGATGAACCTCCGCCGTTTTTGTCGTGGGATGCTCGCCGTGACTGGCAAATGTTCCACGTGGAACATTCCGATGCCGCCCCGATGTTCCACGTGGAACAATCCGGCGATCCCCTGCGACCTTGGCCTCCAGGCCGCTATCAGATGGTCTGCTGGCTGACGCGAACGAATGAACGAACGCATGATATCATCCGCCGTCATCTTCGAGACAGCGCCCTTTACGGCGGGATGATCGAGGGGACTGGTGTTCGTTATTGCCCATCGATTGAAGACAAAATCGTCAAATTTGCTCACCACGATTCACATCACATTTTTATTGAGCCGGAAGGCCGAACGTTGGTGGAAATTTATCCGAATGGAACATCCAACAGCCTCCCCGAAGACGTGCAAGTTGAGATGATTCGAAGCATCGAGGGGTTGGAGCGAGCGGTATTCCTTCGTCCGGGATATGCCATCGAATATGATTTTTCAGATCCCACGCAGCTCCACGCCTCGCTCGAAACCAAAGAAATCGAAGGCTTGTTTATGGCCGGCCAGATCAATGGCACCACGGGTTACGAAGAGGCTGCGGGTCAAGGATTCGTGGCCGGCGTCAATGCGGCTCGAAAGGCGCAGGGGCTTGCGCCTGTGATCTTCAATCGGCTGAATTCCTATCTCGGGGTCATGATTGACGACCTTGTCACGAAAGGGGTCGACGAGCCCTATCGAATGTTCACATCCCGAGCTGAGCACCGACTTTTGCTAAGACAGGACAACGCCTGGCTTCGCATGGAACAGCAGGCTCGCGAAATCGGGATCGTCTCTGAGCAGCGGCTCTCGGAATACCAGGCCCTCCGGCAAGAGATCGAACGCGAGAAGTCCAGATTGCAGGCGACGTTCGTATCGGGAGCGTCGTTGTGGCAGCTTCTCAAGCGACCGGATGTGACCTATGACAAGGTCGTGAATGGGTCCGCGCGCGTCAGCGCCGAGGCGGCCCAGCAACTGGAGATTGATGCGAAATACGAGGGTTATATCGTTCGGGAACTTGAAAGGATTCGCCAGCTCGAAAAGATGGAGACCACGCCCATCCCAAATCATATCGATTACCATTCCATCACCGCTCTCCGATTCGAGGCCCGAGAGAAACTAACCCGAGTGCGTCCCGAAACCCTCGGCCAAGCCTCGCGCGTTCCGGGTGTCAACCCCGCTGACGTGGCCATTCTGTCCGTATGGATCGAAAAGCTCCGGAAGCAGTTTTCGGTTGAATAGTTTTTTATATCATTTTGAATTATAATGATTTACGCAGATAATAACGCGACGGCCCCGTTGGATCCCGTTGCATGGCAGGCCATGCAACCTTTTTTTCTCGAGCACTTTATGAATCCGTCCTCGCCGTACACACCTGCCCGCCGGGCGGCTAAGGCGATTGAAGACGCGCGCTCAAAAGTTGCGGCACTGATGTATTGTGAACCGGAATGTGTCGCGTTTACGTCCGGCGGGACCGAGAGCAATTCCTGGGCGATTCACTTGGCTCGGCGGATGTTTCCTAAACGTCGGCGTTGGATCTGCTCCGCTGTCGAGCATGCGTCCGTTCTCACGGCCCTCGACGCCTTGCGGAAAGAGGGCGACGAAGTGCTGCAAATTTCGGTCGATCGAAATGGAGTATTGGACCTTGAAGAGTTCGAACGCTTGTTGACACCCGATACCGCCCTAGTCAGCGTGATGCTGGCCAACAACGAAACCGGAATTTTGCATCCCGTGCGGGAAATAGCGGAGATGGCGCGCAAACGGGGCGTGTTGGTCCACACCGATGCCTCGCAGGCGGTCGGACGGATTCCAGTGTCCTTTCGCGAGTTGGGGGTGGATCTGCTGACCAGTTGCGCGCACAAGATGCATGGGCCCAAAGGGATCGGTGCCCTGGTCATTCGCGAGGGGCTTTCCGTTGAACCCTTGATGCGCGGCGGCGACCAAGAGCGAGGACGGCGGGCTGGAACCGAGAATGTGCCGGCTATCGTCGGGTTTGGCGTGGCTGCGGAGCAGGCCATGGAGGCCGTAGCCCGTCCCTCGACGGACTTGCGGGATTTGGTTGAGGATACCCTCCGTAAGCATCTGCCGGATGCGATGATTGTCGGCGCCGCTTCTCCGAGATTGCCGAATACCACCCTCTGCCTGGTCCCAGGGATCAATACGGATGTGTTGATCGCCGCACTGGATCAGAAAGGAATCTGCGTGTCATCCGGCAGTGCATGCGCTTCAGGCT encodes:
- a CDS encoding tRNA uridine-5-carboxymethylaminomethyl(34) synthesis enzyme MnmG; this encodes MAEGRSEFDVVVIGGGHAGYEAALASARMGCRTAMICLDRQAIGRMSCNPSVGGIGKSHIVAEVDALGGEMARNADYTGIQFRTLNSKKGPAVQATRLQCDKAHFPTRIQRVIAQTPNLWVIESTVSSIRVASGRVTGVDLEDGTIIHAKSVVLATGTFLSGKIHVGKTNWAGGRIGEKAAYDLSACLKRLGFRMGRLKTGTPPRLHKDSLDYSKMEVQPGDEPPPFLSWDARRDWQMFHVEHSDAAPMFHVEQSGDPLRPWPPGRYQMVCWLTRTNERTHDIIRRHLRDSALYGGMIEGTGVRYCPSIEDKIVKFAHHDSHHIFIEPEGRTLVEIYPNGTSNSLPEDVQVEMIRSIEGLERAVFLRPGYAIEYDFSDPTQLHASLETKEIEGLFMAGQINGTTGYEEAAGQGFVAGVNAARKAQGLAPVIFNRLNSYLGVMIDDLVTKGVDEPYRMFTSRAEHRLLLRQDNAWLRMEQQAREIGIVSEQRLSEYQALRQEIEREKSRLQATFVSGASLWQLLKRPDVTYDKVVNGSARVSAEAAQQLEIDAKYEGYIVRELERIRQLEKMETTPIPNHIDYHSITALRFEAREKLTRVRPETLGQASRVPGVNPADVAILSVWIEKLRKQFSVE
- a CDS encoding cysteine desulfurase, with the translated sequence MIYADNNATAPLDPVAWQAMQPFFLEHFMNPSSPYTPARRAAKAIEDARSKVAALMYCEPECVAFTSGGTESNSWAIHLARRMFPKRRRWICSAVEHASVLTALDALRKEGDEVLQISVDRNGVLDLEEFERLLTPDTALVSVMLANNETGILHPVREIAEMARKRGVLVHTDASQAVGRIPVSFRELGVDLLTSCAHKMHGPKGIGALVIREGLSVEPLMRGGDQERGRRAGTENVPAIVGFGVAAEQAMEAVARPSTDLRDLVEDTLRKHLPDAMIVGAASPRLPNTTLCLVPGINTDVLIAALDQKGICVSSGSACASGSSEPSHVLRSMGWEFDDQVATLRISWGRFNNSQEAVALADVLCHTVDTLRRTSPRVEKFKYSYNP